From the genome of Clostridium sp. BNL1100, one region includes:
- the chvE gene encoding multiple monosaccharide ABC transporter substrate-binding protein, producing the protein MKKVIALILVAVLSVGMLAACGTSTDTSASSSAASTDSAKATDTAASGQLIGVAMPTQSLQRWNQDGANMKKELEGKGYKVDLQYANNDVNTQIQQIENMIVKGSKVVVIAAIDGSALTDVLKKAADNGVKVIAYDRLIMKSPNVDYYATFDNFKVGVIQGQYIETKLGLKDGKGPFNIELFGGSPDDNNANYFFDGAYSILKPYIESGKLVVTSGQKDFAKIAIQGWDSAKAQARMDNLITANYAGGKKLDAVLSPNDSLAIGIVASLKNAGFGSSDKPYPIITGQDCDKPNVIAMINGQQSMSIFKDTRTLASKVVEMVDALLQGKEAPVNDTKTYDNGSKVVPSFLCDPVYADKDNYKQILVDSGYYKEADLK; encoded by the coding sequence ATGAAAAAGGTAATCGCTTTGATTTTGGTAGCTGTCCTCTCAGTAGGTATGCTTGCAGCTTGTGGAACTTCAACTGATACTTCCGCATCTTCATCAGCAGCATCAACTGATTCTGCAAAAGCTACAGATACAGCTGCCAGCGGACAATTAATCGGTGTAGCAATGCCTACTCAGTCATTACAGCGTTGGAACCAAGATGGTGCCAACATGAAGAAGGAACTTGAAGGAAAAGGCTACAAGGTTGATCTTCAGTATGCTAACAATGATGTAAACACTCAGATTCAGCAGATCGAAAACATGATTGTTAAGGGCAGTAAAGTTGTTGTTATTGCAGCAATTGACGGTTCAGCTCTCACTGACGTTTTGAAAAAAGCAGCAGATAACGGAGTAAAAGTAATAGCTTATGACAGACTTATCATGAAGAGTCCAAACGTAGACTATTATGCAACATTTGATAATTTCAAGGTTGGTGTGATTCAAGGTCAATATATTGAAACAAAATTGGGCCTTAAAGATGGAAAAGGACCATTCAATATTGAACTTTTTGGTGGATCACCTGATGATAATAATGCAAATTACTTCTTCGACGGTGCATATAGTATTTTGAAACCATATATAGAAAGCGGTAAGCTTGTTGTAACAAGCGGTCAGAAAGATTTTGCAAAAATCGCAATCCAAGGTTGGGATTCTGCAAAAGCACAAGCAAGAATGGATAATCTGATCACAGCTAATTATGCAGGCGGTAAGAAACTTGACGCAGTTCTTTCACCAAATGACAGCCTTGCAATCGGTATTGTTGCATCTCTCAAAAATGCAGGTTTCGGCAGCAGTGACAAGCCATATCCGATTATTACCGGACAGGACTGCGATAAGCCAAACGTTATAGCAATGATTAACGGACAACAGTCAATGTCAATATTCAAGGATACAAGAACTCTTGCATCAAAGGTTGTTGAAATGGTTGATGCTCTGTTACAGGGAAAAGAAGCTCCTGTTAACGACACTAAGACTTATGACAACGGAAGCAAAGTTGTTCCTTCATTCCTCTGTGATCCTGTATACGCTGACAAAGACAACTACAAGCAAATTCTTGTTGACAGTGGTTATTACAAGGAAGCTGATCTGAAGTAA
- a CDS encoding glycosyltransferase, which translates to MKRMMTTRVKTKKKIYIPVKNKFIISMIVGLIWMALSIYFSIPWIIDLSHYITLPISILVIAGIAYIPGYMNAFMVSSLLLDRQPEVKNSTPKVPVTILIACYNEEKSVENTVKYVAAQDYEGEIRIIVIDNNSKDKTAEAAIKAGEKMKLNLTVIHESTPGKNFALNAALEHVETEYVLTLDADTLLHKSALRNIVARMESSSDDVCAVAGTVLVRNSRGKMLARIQEWDYFLGIASIKRLQGLFQSTLVAQGAFSLYKTKLIRQVGGWPDAIGEDIVLTWSFLKNNCRVYFEPLAVAFTDVPTSLKHFFRQRSRWARGMVEALKLFKPWSQPVYYGRYLTGCNLFMPFMDFVYTFCWLPGLVLAFFGHFWIVGPATLFVIPLALFQNFVLYTYQKGVFKSLNLRVRKNVMGFVLYVLFYQMLMSPISVWGYIQETLKLRRVWK; encoded by the coding sequence ATGAAGCGGATGATGACAACCAGGGTAAAGACTAAGAAAAAAATTTATATCCCTGTAAAAAACAAGTTTATAATAAGCATGATTGTAGGACTAATTTGGATGGCTTTATCCATCTATTTTTCCATACCATGGATTATTGATTTATCACATTACATAACTTTGCCAATCTCCATACTGGTAATTGCCGGTATAGCATATATCCCCGGATATATGAATGCATTCATGGTATCAAGCCTCTTATTGGACAGGCAGCCGGAAGTTAAAAATTCTACGCCCAAAGTCCCCGTAACCATACTGATTGCGTGTTATAACGAGGAAAAAAGTGTTGAAAATACTGTAAAATATGTAGCAGCACAGGATTATGAGGGAGAAATAAGGATAATAGTAATAGATAATAATTCAAAGGACAAAACAGCTGAAGCTGCAATAAAAGCAGGAGAAAAAATGAAGCTCAATCTGACCGTAATTCATGAGAGTACTCCCGGGAAAAACTTCGCTTTAAATGCTGCACTGGAACATGTAGAGACAGAATATGTGTTGACGCTTGATGCAGATACATTGCTGCATAAATCTGCTTTAAGGAATATTGTTGCCCGTATGGAAAGTTCATCTGACGACGTATGCGCTGTTGCAGGAACAGTTCTTGTCAGGAACAGCCGTGGGAAAATGCTGGCAAGAATTCAGGAATGGGACTATTTTTTAGGAATTGCCAGTATTAAAAGATTGCAGGGGTTGTTTCAAAGCACATTGGTAGCACAGGGAGCTTTTTCATTGTACAAGACTAAGCTGATTAGGCAAGTGGGTGGCTGGCCTGATGCAATAGGAGAGGATATAGTTTTGACCTGGAGTTTTTTAAAAAATAATTGCAGGGTTTATTTTGAGCCGTTGGCAGTTGCATTTACAGATGTTCCTACTTCTTTGAAGCATTTTTTCAGACAAAGAAGCAGGTGGGCCAGAGGAATGGTTGAAGCCTTGAAGCTATTCAAGCCTTGGTCCCAGCCAGTATATTATGGGAGATATCTTACGGGTTGCAACTTATTCATGCCGTTCATGGATTTTGTGTATACGTTTTGCTGGCTACCGGGGTTGGTACTGGCCTTTTTTGGGCATTTTTGGATTGTGGGCCCGGCGACTCTTTTTGTAATACCACTTGCATTATTTCAGAATTTTGTATTGTACACCTATCAAAAGGGTGTTTTTAAATCTTTAAATCTGCGTGTAAGAAAAAATGTTATGGGATTCGTTTTATATGTTTTATTTTATCAGATGTTAATGAGTCCTATTTCTGTTTGGGGATATATTCAGGAAACCCTTAAGCTTCGAAGAGTATGGAAATGA
- the thiE gene encoding thiamine phosphate synthase: MNSKIDYTLYLVTDRDLMSTKTLEEAVEQAIMGGCTLVQLREKTASSREFYQTALKVKAITDNYKVPLIINDRVDIALAIGADGVHVGQSDLPAVVVRKIIGKDRILGVSAGSVEKAIEAQRDGADYIGVGALFSTSTKTDAKSVSKETLMKILKEVSIPIVGIGGINAQNAVELKNTGIDGIAVVSAIIAQKDIKLSAEKMLEIFGKKA; encoded by the coding sequence ATGAACTCTAAAATTGATTATACCCTTTATCTTGTAACCGACCGTGACCTCATGAGTACCAAAACACTGGAAGAAGCAGTAGAGCAGGCAATAATGGGAGGCTGTACTTTGGTTCAGTTACGTGAAAAAACAGCTTCTTCCCGGGAATTTTACCAAACTGCACTTAAAGTTAAAGCAATAACAGACAACTATAAGGTACCGCTTATTATAAATGACAGAGTTGATATCGCTTTGGCAATAGGAGCTGACGGAGTTCATGTAGGGCAGAGTGATCTGCCGGCTGTTGTTGTGCGGAAAATTATAGGTAAAGACAGAATACTCGGTGTATCGGCAGGGTCTGTTGAGAAGGCAATAGAGGCTCAAAGAGACGGGGCTGACTATATCGGGGTGGGTGCCTTGTTTTCTACAAGCACAAAAACAGATGCAAAGTCAGTGTCCAAAGAGACTCTCATGAAAATTTTAAAAGAAGTATCAATTCCTATAGTAGGGATAGGCGGAATAAATGCACAGAATGCAGTTGAACTGAAAAATACGGGAATAGACGGGATTGCTGTAGTATCGGCTATTATTGCACAAAAGGATATAAAATTATCTGCTGAAAAAATGCTTGAAATATTTGGGAAAAAAGCTTAA
- the thiM gene encoding hydroxyethylthiazole kinase, which produces MNDYTKKIASLIAEVRSKKPLIHNITNYVTVNDCANVILAIGASPIMADDINEAADITSISSALVINIGTLNKRTVESMILSGKKANEKGIPVIFDPVGAGASTFRNEVTRTILDKVKISVLRGNLSEVSYIAGLNATTKGVDASETDIESNDSTAVAKKAAAKLGCIVAVTGAVDVVSDGKNVVTISNGHKMLSNVTGTGCMTTALVGSFCGAERDYFKAAVAGVTVMGIAGEIAYEAAGHKGTGSYHIAIIDSISKMDENIFGEKAIINEL; this is translated from the coding sequence ATGAATGATTATACAAAGAAAATAGCAAGCTTAATTGCTGAAGTCAGAAGCAAAAAGCCACTTATTCACAATATTACAAATTATGTAACCGTAAATGATTGTGCAAATGTAATTCTGGCAATAGGGGCCTCCCCAATTATGGCAGATGATATTAATGAGGCTGCGGATATCACTTCCATTTCTTCCGCACTTGTAATAAATATAGGGACATTAAACAAAAGAACTGTGGAATCAATGATTTTATCAGGTAAAAAAGCAAATGAGAAGGGTATTCCCGTAATATTTGATCCTGTCGGTGCAGGGGCCTCGACGTTCAGAAATGAAGTCACAAGAACTATTCTGGATAAAGTGAAAATAAGTGTTTTGCGAGGAAATTTGTCTGAGGTATCTTATATAGCAGGGCTTAATGCCACAACAAAAGGTGTTGATGCATCAGAAACTGATATTGAATCCAATGACTCCACGGCCGTTGCAAAAAAAGCCGCTGCAAAGCTTGGTTGTATTGTAGCCGTAACCGGAGCCGTTGATGTAGTTTCAGATGGCAAAAACGTTGTGACTATCTCCAACGGACATAAAATGCTGTCAAATGTCACGGGAACTGGCTGCATGACTACTGCCTTGGTTGGCTCCTTCTGTGGTGCAGAAAGAGATTATTTCAAAGCTGCTGTTGCAGGAGTGACAGTAATGGGAATAGCGGGAGAGATTGCCTATGAAGCAGCAGGACATAAAGGAACGGGAAGCTATCATATTGCAATAATTGATTCCATTAGTAAGATGGATGAAAATATTTTCGGAGAGAAGGCAATAATAAATGAACTCTAA
- the thiC gene encoding phosphomethylpyrimidine synthase ThiC, with the protein MNYKTQMEAAKKGIITNEMMIVAQKESIDENNLRELVGEGKIAIPANINHRSLSPEGIGQGLRTKINVNLGISGDCPDYTKEMEKVDMSIKFGVEAIMDLSNYGKTNTFRKELIKRSPAMIGTVPMYDAIGYLEKDLMDIKASDFFKVVEAHAAEGVDFMTIHAGINKRAVECFKRSKRLTNIVSRGGSLLFAWMEMTGNENPFYEYYDDFLEILREYDVTISLGDALRPGSINDSSDAGQLSELIELGNLTKRAWEKDVQVMVEGPGHMAMNEIAANMTIQKRLCHGAPFYVLGPLVTDIAPGYDHITSAIGGAIAAANGADFLCYVTPAEHLRLPDLSDVKEGIVASKIAAHAADIAKGIPNAREIDNKMSDARRRIDWEEMFSYAIDEDKARAYFESTPPTDKHTCSMCGKMCAMRTTNKILAGEKVEFVTEK; encoded by the coding sequence ATGAATTATAAAACACAGATGGAAGCGGCAAAAAAAGGTATTATTACAAATGAAATGATGATTGTTGCACAGAAGGAGTCAATTGACGAAAACAACCTGCGGGAGCTTGTAGGTGAGGGGAAAATAGCCATTCCGGCAAATATAAACCACAGGTCCCTAAGTCCTGAGGGAATAGGCCAAGGACTTAGAACAAAAATCAATGTAAACCTGGGTATATCAGGAGACTGTCCTGATTATACAAAAGAAATGGAAAAGGTTGATATGTCAATCAAATTTGGCGTTGAAGCCATAATGGACCTTAGTAATTACGGAAAGACAAACACCTTCCGTAAAGAGCTTATTAAGCGTTCTCCTGCCATGATAGGAACAGTTCCCATGTATGATGCCATAGGCTACCTTGAAAAGGACTTGATGGATATTAAGGCTTCAGACTTTTTTAAAGTTGTTGAGGCTCACGCTGCAGAAGGCGTGGACTTTATGACAATTCATGCAGGAATAAATAAACGTGCTGTTGAGTGCTTCAAACGCTCAAAAAGACTTACCAATATTGTTTCAAGAGGAGGTTCCCTTCTTTTTGCATGGATGGAGATGACCGGCAATGAAAATCCTTTTTATGAATATTATGATGATTTCCTTGAAATTCTCAGGGAATATGATGTAACAATAAGTCTCGGAGATGCACTGAGGCCCGGCAGTATCAACGACAGTTCAGATGCCGGACAATTAAGTGAACTTATAGAGCTGGGCAACCTGACCAAACGTGCATGGGAAAAGGATGTACAGGTAATGGTTGAAGGGCCGGGACATATGGCTATGAATGAAATAGCCGCCAATATGACTATTCAGAAAAGACTTTGTCATGGAGCACCTTTCTATGTACTGGGGCCTCTCGTAACTGACATAGCACCGGGCTATGACCATATTACTTCGGCAATTGGCGGAGCAATTGCTGCTGCTAATGGTGCAGATTTCTTGTGTTATGTAACTCCAGCAGAGCATTTAAGATTGCCAGACCTTTCGGATGTAAAAGAAGGAATTGTTGCTTCAAAAATCGCTGCCCATGCCGCCGATATTGCTAAGGGAATACCCAATGCACGTGAAATTGATAACAAAATGAGCGATGCCAGACGCAGAATTGACTGGGAAGAAATGTTCTCGTATGCTATTGACGAAGATAAGGCAAGAGCATATTTTGAAAGTACACCTCCCACTGACAAACATACCTGTTCAATGTGCGGAAAAATGTGTGCTATGAGGACTACAAATAAGATCTTAGCCGGTGAAAAGGTCGAGTTTGTAACAGAGAAATAG
- the thiD gene encoding bifunctional hydroxymethylpyrimidine kinase/phosphomethylpyrimidine kinase has product MKKVLTIAGSDCSGGAGVQADLKTFAAHGVYGMSVIVSVVAENTCRVIDIQDITPDMLKKQMDAVFEDITPDAVKIGMLSGRKCMEAVAEKLEQYKPINVVIDPVMIAKGGHALMKEDALEFFKKRLIPLAGILTPNIPEAEAITGMEITTSEDMKKAAVSIYQMGAGNVLIKGGHLNGDAEDILFDGREFYIYSTKRIQTKNTHGTGCTFSSAIASNLALGLSFPIAVEKAKAYVTMAIEHSLEIGKGHGPTHHLYGVYKNGLDNWRLL; this is encoded by the coding sequence TTGAAAAAAGTATTAACTATTGCAGGATCTGACTGCAGTGGAGGAGCAGGAGTTCAGGCAGATTTGAAAACCTTTGCTGCTCATGGAGTTTATGGAATGAGTGTTATTGTATCGGTGGTAGCAGAGAATACGTGCAGGGTTATTGATATCCAGGATATAACTCCTGATATGCTTAAAAAGCAGATGGATGCAGTTTTTGAAGACATAACACCCGACGCTGTAAAAATAGGTATGCTGTCAGGCAGGAAGTGTATGGAAGCAGTTGCTGAAAAATTGGAACAGTATAAGCCTATAAACGTTGTTATTGACCCTGTAATGATTGCAAAAGGCGGTCACGCCCTGATGAAAGAAGACGCTTTGGAGTTTTTTAAAAAAAGATTGATACCTCTGGCGGGCATACTAACCCCCAATATTCCCGAGGCGGAGGCAATAACCGGAATGGAGATAACTACCTCAGAGGATATGAAAAAGGCAGCTGTTAGCATATACCAAATGGGTGCAGGAAATGTTCTGATAAAAGGCGGACATTTGAATGGAGATGCGGAAGACATACTTTTTGACGGAAGAGAATTTTACATATATTCAACTAAAAGAATTCAGACAAAAAATACCCACGGAACAGGGTGTACATTTTCTTCTGCCATAGCCTCGAACCTTGCCTTGGGACTGTCTTTTCCAATAGCGGTTGAAAAAGCAAAAGCATACGTCACAATGGCAATTGAACATTCACTTGAAATCGGAAAGGGGCATGGCCCCACACATCATTTATATGGAGTTTACAAAAACGGATTGGATAATTGGAGGTTGCTATGA
- a CDS encoding tocopherol cyclase family protein codes for MYLINRIFNPEIYQGRYRHRGYFEGWYFKIIDKYAKNIYAVIPGVSKTKSDKHAFIQVIDAVSGKTLYKRFPISDFSYSVKEFDISIKDNHFDRNGFSVNIQDGDFNLKGKIGYTEVVPFPKTIFNPGIMGPFSFIPFMECYHGIVNIHCGIEGFLNINGRDTDFMGGYGYLEKDWGTSFPKSWIWLQCNHFKSENTCLMFSIAAIPWLTSSFDGLISFLKFGDNFFRFATYTGAKIKNLSYINNILEIVVEDSKNTLLLKASVSRGGVLKAPKNGIMDIDITESITSQVDVILQDKSGNIIFSDSGNNTGLELAGDFRQFEKVN; via the coding sequence ATGTATTTAATCAACAGAATTTTCAACCCGGAAATATATCAGGGAAGGTATAGGCATAGAGGTTATTTTGAGGGATGGTATTTCAAAATAATTGATAAATATGCTAAAAATATTTATGCGGTTATTCCTGGTGTGTCAAAAACCAAAAGTGACAAGCATGCTTTTATACAGGTAATTGATGCGGTTTCGGGGAAAACACTGTATAAAAGGTTCCCAATCAGTGACTTTTCATATTCTGTAAAAGAATTTGATATTTCAATAAAAGACAATCACTTTGACAGAAATGGTTTTTCAGTTAATATACAGGATGGGGACTTTAATTTAAAAGGTAAAATAGGTTATACAGAGGTGGTTCCGTTTCCCAAGACCATATTTAACCCCGGCATTATGGGGCCTTTTTCTTTTATACCTTTTATGGAATGTTACCATGGAATTGTAAACATACATTGCGGAATTGAAGGATTTTTAAATATTAACGGGAGGGATACGGATTTTATGGGAGGTTACGGATATCTTGAAAAGGATTGGGGAACCTCTTTTCCAAAGTCATGGATTTGGCTTCAGTGTAATCATTTTAAATCGGAAAACACTTGCCTTATGTTTTCAATTGCAGCCATACCATGGCTGACATCAAGTTTTGACGGTTTGATTTCATTTTTAAAGTTTGGAGACAACTTTTTTAGATTTGCCACTTATACCGGAGCTAAAATTAAAAATCTATCTTATATAAATAACATTCTTGAAATTGTTGTGGAAGATTCCAAGAATACACTTTTACTAAAAGCTTCCGTATCAAGGGGCGGAGTTCTAAAAGCACCAAAAAACGGCATTATGGATATAGATATAACTGAAAGCATAACTTCTCAGGTAGACGTTATTTTACAAGATAAAAGCGGTAATATAATTTTTTCAGATTCCGGTAATAATACGGGACTAGAGCTGGCAGGAGACTTCAGACAATTTGAAAAGGTAAATTAG
- a CDS encoding Fur family transcriptional regulator, producing the protein MNTGDSGFLKEKLKECGYKFTGQRAAILDTLVQCSGQHVSTEELFNMVKAKHPEIGLATVYRTMVLLDKLNLVHKLDFDDGFSRYELVKPNEDHRHHHLICSSCGCVSEVEEDLLDNLEEEILRKNGFLVKDHRVQFYGLCKKCRE; encoded by the coding sequence TTGAATACTGGCGACAGCGGCTTTTTAAAAGAAAAATTAAAGGAATGCGGATATAAATTTACAGGGCAAAGAGCGGCAATCCTTGATACATTGGTTCAGTGTTCAGGACAACATGTAAGTACGGAGGAGCTGTTCAATATGGTTAAAGCCAAGCATCCTGAAATTGGCCTTGCAACAGTGTACAGAACTATGGTTTTGTTGGATAAGCTCAATCTTGTTCATAAACTTGATTTTGATGACGGTTTTAGCAGGTATGAGCTGGTCAAACCCAATGAGGATCACAGACATCATCATCTTATTTGCAGTTCCTGCGGGTGTGTTTCGGAAGTTGAGGAAGACTTACTGGATAATCTGGAGGAAGAAATTCTTAGAAAGAACGGCTTTCTGGTAAAAGACCACAGAGTACAGTTCTATGGATTATGTAAAAAATGCAGGGAATAA
- the feoB gene encoding ferrous iron transport protein B: protein MEKTITKKDLKHLVLVGNPNVGKSVFFNALTGVYVDVSNFPGTTVDISTGRYGDYIVEDTPGIYGVSSFNDEERVARDVIINGDLVLNVIDAVHMQRDIFLTQQLIDMGKKVIVAVNLIDEATKNGIKVDTEALSRQLGVEVVATSALKGIGMNEIKQKIANAGVGIKTEGVQELLNNYDLNEITEAEALMLLEDDEVLSERKDLPTAGKREEIYKNRRQRVDKILESVLSDSYNGTSLGTTIGRLLLKPITGIPMLLAIMVGMFWFIGVFVAQTVVDFTEGTVMEGYYKPFIESILSFIPKNSFIGSLLIGDYGLLTMTVIYILGLLLPLTIGFYMLMSILEDSGFLPRIAVLSDKTLSKVGLNGRAIIPLILGFGCITMATMTTRLLGSRRERVIATFLLGLTIPCSAQFGVIIGLLTPLGMKYIIAYTLLLILIFGISGVLMNKILPGESTQLFIDLPQIRMPQFKNVMKKTFVKAKAFLIEATPIFALGAVLITVLQYTGLLGIIENAISPLTVQWLKLPEQASVVFIMGIIRRDFGAAGLSHMVLTNPQMLVALITITLFVPCVASIIMIFKERSKAEATAIWLGSFAIAFLVGGVLAQLIV from the coding sequence ATGGAAAAGACTATTACTAAAAAAGATTTAAAGCATCTGGTTCTTGTGGGAAACCCAAATGTAGGGAAATCGGTATTTTTCAACGCACTTACAGGAGTGTATGTTGATGTATCGAACTTTCCCGGTACTACGGTAGATATAAGCACCGGGCGTTACGGAGATTATATAGTAGAGGATACACCCGGAATATATGGTGTATCCTCATTTAATGATGAGGAAAGAGTTGCCAGGGACGTAATAATTAACGGAGACCTGGTATTAAATGTAATTGATGCGGTTCATATGCAAAGAGATATTTTTCTGACACAGCAGCTTATTGATATGGGCAAAAAAGTAATTGTTGCAGTGAACCTTATTGATGAGGCCACTAAAAACGGCATTAAGGTAGATACTGAAGCGCTGTCCAGACAATTGGGGGTGGAAGTTGTTGCTACCTCCGCGCTCAAAGGTATTGGCATGAATGAAATTAAGCAAAAGATAGCCAATGCCGGAGTTGGCATAAAAACTGAAGGTGTTCAGGAGCTTTTGAATAATTATGACCTAAACGAAATAACCGAAGCAGAAGCTTTGATGCTTTTGGAAGATGATGAGGTTCTTTCGGAAAGAAAGGATTTGCCTACTGCGGGAAAACGGGAAGAGATTTATAAAAATAGGCGTCAAAGAGTAGACAAAATTCTGGAAAGCGTTCTTTCTGATTCATATAATGGAACAAGTTTGGGAACTACCATTGGAAGACTGCTGTTAAAGCCTATTACAGGTATACCAATGCTGCTTGCAATAATGGTAGGTATGTTCTGGTTCATAGGAGTTTTTGTAGCACAAACAGTTGTTGATTTTACAGAAGGAACAGTGATGGAGGGCTATTATAAACCTTTTATTGAATCAATTTTAAGTTTTATCCCTAAAAACTCCTTTATCGGAAGTTTATTGATAGGCGATTACGGATTATTAACAATGACAGTAATTTATATATTAGGACTGCTGCTGCCTTTGACTATAGGGTTTTACATGCTTATGTCAATTCTTGAGGATTCCGGCTTCTTGCCCAGAATCGCAGTACTTTCAGACAAAACCCTTTCAAAGGTTGGCCTTAACGGAAGGGCAATAATACCTCTTATATTGGGATTCGGCTGTATAACCATGGCTACAATGACAACCCGTCTTTTAGGGTCAAGAAGAGAGCGTGTAATTGCTACGTTTCTATTGGGACTGACGATTCCATGCTCAGCACAGTTTGGTGTAATCATAGGATTGCTGACCCCTTTGGGAATGAAATATATAATAGCTTATACCCTATTATTAATTTTAATATTCGGCATTTCAGGAGTTCTAATGAACAAAATCCTGCCGGGAGAATCTACGCAGTTATTTATAGACTTACCGCAAATAAGGATGCCTCAGTTTAAGAATGTTATGAAAAAGACATTTGTAAAGGCAAAAGCCTTCCTTATTGAGGCTACACCGATATTTGCTCTTGGTGCGGTTTTAATAACGGTATTACAGTACACAGGTCTCCTTGGAATAATCGAAAATGCCATATCACCTTTGACGGTTCAATGGCTTAAGCTGCCTGAACAGGCATCTGTAGTTTTCATAATGGGAATTATCAGAAGAGACTTTGGCGCAGCAGGACTAAGTCACATGGTACTGACAAATCCGCAAATGCTGGTGGCACTTATTACTATTACGTTGTTTGTACCATGTGTAGCTTCAATTATTATGATATTTAAGGAAAGATCAAAGGCAGAGGCAACTGCAATCTGGCTTGGAAGCTTTGCTATAGCATTTTTGGTAGGAGGAGTTCTGGCTCAATTGATAGTCTAA
- a CDS encoding ferrous iron transport protein A produces the protein MTLDKVNRGDIIEIVSIEDKDIRAQAIRLCIYEGSKLKCAEKLPAGPIILQNRLQEVAISRKLAEHIIIEKVS, from the coding sequence TTGACATTAGACAAAGTTAACAGAGGAGATATCATTGAAATTGTAAGTATAGAAGATAAGGATATCCGTGCCCAAGCAATCCGCCTTTGTATATACGAAGGTTCCAAACTGAAGTGTGCCGAAAAACTGCCGGCTGGACCGATAATATTGCAGAACAGACTTCAGGAAGTTGCTATCAGCAGAAAACTTGCAGAACACATAATTATTGAAAAAGTGAGCTGA
- a CDS encoding DUF1667 domain-containing protein, protein MNKSREIVCIVCPNGCRMNVAYDENNEVTLVENASCKKGEEYAVNEIQFPKRSITSTVGVINGVLPLVSVRTDKPIPKEKISAALDEIKKIRLEAPVTFHQIIINDLLGTGAQLISTKEVTKVEKL, encoded by the coding sequence ATGAATAAAAGCCGTGAAATAGTTTGTATAGTTTGTCCAAACGGCTGCAGAATGAATGTTGCCTACGATGAAAATAACGAAGTAACACTTGTAGAAAATGCTTCATGTAAAAAAGGTGAGGAATACGCTGTAAACGAAATACAATTCCCTAAAAGAAGTATTACTTCAACTGTGGGTGTAATAAATGGCGTTTTGCCTTTGGTAAGTGTCAGAACTGATAAGCCCATTCCAAAAGAAAAGATATCAGCGGCTTTGGATGAAATAAAAAAAATCCGGCTTGAAGCCCCGGTAACATTTCATCAGATAATTATAAATGACCTATTGGGAACGGGAGCACAGCTCATATCAACCAAGGAGGTTACTAAAGTAGAAAAATTGTAA